Part of the Paracoccus sp. MC1862 genome, CGGTGTCGGCCGATGTCTGCGCCGAGGCGCCGGGGTAGGCCGTCCTGATGACGATCGAGGGGCCGGCGATCGAGGGATATTGCGACACCGGCAGTTGCAGGACCGACAGCAGGCCCAAGCCCATGATGATGATGGCGATGACCCATGCGAAGATGGGCCGGTTGATGAAGAAGCGGGCCATGCGTCAGTTCCCTTCGGCCGGCGCGGCTGCTTGGGCCGGTGCCGCGGCATCCGCTGCCGGCCGGGCTGCGGCGGGCTGTTCGGCGGGCGCGATCTCGACCGGGGCGCCGGGCGCGACCTTCTGGAAGCCGGTGCTGATGATCTGGTCGCCGGGGTTCAGCCCGCCGGTGACCACCCAGTTGTTCGCATCCGAGGTGAGGATCGTCAGGTCACGCACCGCGACCGTCCCGTTCTCGGCCACCCACACATGCGGAACGCCCTGCGCGTCGCGCATCACCACGGATTGCGGGACGAGGTAAACGCCCTGTTCCTCGATCTGCGGCAGCAGCACCTCGACATAAAGGCCGGGCAGCAGCAGCTTGTCGGGGTTGGGGAAGGCGATGCGCAGGGTGATCATGCCGGTCGTCGGCTCGACCTGCGGCTCGGCTGCGCGCAACTCGCCTTTGACGGGATATTCGTCGCCCGTGGGCAGGATCAGCGTGGCCTGCCCCGTCGCCAGCACGCCACCCTGGGTTTCGGCCTGGCGCCAGCGCAGCAGGTCGTTGGCCGACTGCGTCACGTCCACATAGACCGGATCAAGCGCCCGGATCGTCGTCAGCGGCGTGGGCTGCTGGGCCGCGACCAGCGTGCCCGGCGTGGCCTGGGAAAACCCGATGGCGCCGGCGATGGGCGCGCGAATGGTCGTCCGCTCGTAGTCGATCTCGGCCG contains:
- a CDS encoding efflux RND transporter periplasmic adaptor subunit, which translates into the protein MLRFRSSSPALGVIAALLVSLSPLAVSAQAPTPSVTVIAAEPTDYTLTARLPGRIKASTISEVRPQVSGIIRERQFEEGREVEAGQPLYTIEDETYAAAVSAAQASVAQAQANYDLAEREARRAEELLATNAGSGQRRDSAVAARDGANAALQLAQAQLQSAEIDYERTTIRAPIAGAIGFSQATPGTLVAAQQPTPLTTIRALDPVYVDVTQSANDLLRWRQAETQGGVLATGQATLILPTGDEYPVKGELRAAEPQVEPTTGMITLRIAFPNPDKLLLPGLYVEVLLPQIEEQGVYLVPQSVVMRDAQGVPHVWVAENGTVAVRDLTILTSDANNWVVTGGLNPGDQIISTGFQKVAPGAPVEIAPAEQPAAARPAADAAAPAQAAAPAEGN